taactttgttttttttatactttgttctatgtcaccaaaaaaaaaatctaaaattttgttaaatagaAACATAAATATGGAGGGATTCCCTTTGGCACATGAACCAAAGTGGTAAAAAAATCCCGTGTGTTACGTTGTTATTCAATTTGTTTAATGCTCTCTAGGCTCGTACCGTGGTAAACTTTTTGTCTCCTGCGCACACGCTTTGTTTACGGGACAAACCTTGGATTActaatagttaaaaattaaagagtaaATTAGGTTGATACATTTTGAAGCTTTTCCATATTGCGcataatttttgtcttttttattgcTACGTCAATtttcttaattgtttaaaaatattataatgatatatcttatacattaaaaaaaatttaatccttcaaaaatattaaatcatataTTTCTATAAGAACAATGATGGAATTACATTAACCCTCCCCCCCTCCAATTTATGgcattttctttttacatctGTTTTAAAAGAAACTCGTTAGGGTGCACAAATATATTCCAGAtttctataataataaaaaagtatgtttCAGTGGGAAAGATTTTAGTTtatcaatgaattaaaataacataaataaccAAATTCGTTTATGAAATTATGAGTtgctgaaaaattaatttttgaaaaataaaaaatttaaatttatttattaatatgtaaaaagtatgataaattagttttacagataatttaatgataaaataatttataaattttataatttatattaaattgattataaaaaatataatttattattaaattaattcttaaatattataacttaataataaaataatctcctaaaattaatttatgacattttttatatatgcacAAATTTAGTCATTCAGGAATTTTTGTACAtagtttttatgttattttctaaatatcaataaacttattatactaCGTAACAATTTATGATTGggtatcataaaaaattactagTATTTTTAGTCAGCAAACCAGAGTTAGGGAGAGTACACAGGTTCAGGTTCGCTCTTTCCCTAAGTGGCCAGTGGTCGTGGGGCTCATGTCCTTGCTAATCCCATATTCTTAATATTTGCGCTTcgcatttaattattaaatctttaaattaaaaactaaatgatggatagataaagaaaaaacaaaacctaATAAAAATTGCTTAAAACTGAATTgttttaggaataaaaaatagaaacatgatAAGGATTACATCACACTCATATGATTACTGTTATTAATACTAATTCGTTGATGCTtctaagatattttattttccgATATTTGGTTTTGGCACAATGTTCTCTAACTCTACTGAAATCTATTTAAGAATTCAATAAGAGGATAAATAAGTCAAGTTTGAAATTAAAgattgattaataaaaaatctgCTTACTTCATAATTGACtagtttatttcaataaataaaatttgagattAAGATCTGACTTGTTTAAAATATAGAGTTGAAATtggattgttttttttataaaaagaattgaacttgtcttcttcttttttatgagtgagaaattaaaaacagaaacaaaaaacaaaggaaagaaaaagagaagcagGAAACTAAGGCCTGGTATATAAGAGATACCACTTGCATAAATTATTTGAACatgtctttaaaaaataaactttttttaaaattagtatttaACATATCAACGAGGTTTAAgtaatacatattttattttttaaagtaaagtcTTAAATTACTTTTCCTTTGGAATAAATTACATATTATTCTATATGAATATTCAATATATAcctaaaactcaaattcaaatatcaCTTATTTAACTAAAACGGTCTAAGAATTTTATGCCGATTGGTTTAGTAATAAATTCTTAGATTTAAACTTtatatcaggaaaaaaaaaccttacaAAGCAAGTTAATGTCagtatgttattattatgatgttagtatatatttaattttttaaagtaactttttttatttttcttttgatttataTCATTGGTATCATTCACTATTCTTTTCAACTATTTAACAAAGTTATACATCTACGACTTAAActtaaatttacaaattaaattaaaacaacatgACAATCTCATGTTGATTAATCAACACGTTTGAcaataaaaatcttaaattttaactttataCGAGGACAAAATTCTTAAGAAAGTTAATGTCAACATGTTTTTAATATGCTagtaatacatatttttttaaagtaagatCTCATTAATTTTCTTTGGTATATACcacaaatattttctattattttcttctaGTATTTAATGTAAGTGTTGATCTAAGACTCAAACTATAAATTACTAGTTAAGTTAAAATAACTCCGATCCTAATTGATTGTCATGGTTGATGATAAagtcttatatttaaaatttatataaaagacaaatttttttctaacaaaatcaatatcaatattagTATCAAAACAATGTACATGATTGTAGGAACAAATTCTTTGTATTTCATCTTTGCTAGAAGAAGTAGTGTATATATTATGAATTagtacaataatatatattattatatactcCGTATTTATCTCGGATATTTTTGGAGTGCgaagcaaaaattaaaaaagaaattattaaacaaCAGAAACATATTTCATGAATAATTTATCgacaaaaaaattgataaacttACAAATTCaaccataaaaataatacataaaacttttatattttaaaaagttcattTTGTGCATGTGTATTGTATATATTAActagtatatattattttatttatttttactggaagtagtatatttaatattaattagtatatatattattaagaatatataattttctcactgaaaattaatattacatataCATATTGAAAGAATTTGAGAGTGAGAGGGATAAAGCCTATAGGACCTGCTTTGGCCCGTATATCCGTCTATGCATAATAGATTATAGGGACAACCCTAAAAAAAAAGACCTTCGTAATATCTACCGTTAAAGTAAAATCAGCCCTCTCTCTTCATAATCTACTATGTCTATTTGCCTCTGCATATGGAAATTGAGATTGTCCTTCTTGCAACTTACCATACTCATTGACTTAACATTTAACATATTACCACTATTACATTtggtatttataaattataacaaaaacatttttttgccCCCTAACAATATTTACTCCTTCGGTCCCTAGTCAACATGTTATTAGTATATTACTGAtacataattttaagaaaagtttacgttaatatgaattactttaattataatttgatggaTTAAAAAAATCGATAGGTGTATAAAGATCCATGTAATCTGTATGAATATACGGGTCAACTTATAGttagcataaaaaattattcttaatcaaatatataaaatattaagttgATAGTACAATTTAATTCAGTTGATCTTTAACTAAAACCTATCAAAACGTGGATTGGATACTGTTAGTTAAGTTAGGTATCATAAGATTACGGGCCGGTCTTCTGTATTTCGTCGTCAGTGGATTAGAATTTTTAATCTCATAGGTGGGTGGCATTTGTAATGAGAAAATGAACAATAGTACAAATTCCATTTACATTACAGTGCCATGTGTAAGGAGGCAGTGAACATTGAAGAAATaaatacagtaaaaaaaattcaactgaTGAGTCATGACACgcactctttaaaaaaaaaaaaaaaaaagtccgctcctctgtttttaattttctctctcctcCTCCCTGTCCGTTCTTTAACGCGTTCACGCGTATACTTGTCCCTTCTCCGTGGGTGAGCACTATATATACCCACCCCTCTCTTTTCCTCTAGCAGCAGCTGCAGGAAAATTAATGCCCCTTTCATTTTCTCTGCATCTGTAGTATCTATCACCAATCAATTCCACTCTTCTTCCcatcaaacaacaaaaaatcaatctgggaaacaaaaacaaaatgccGTCATTAGAGGAGGAACTCTTCCCATCAACCCCAGGAAAGTTCAAGATCGAGCGGTCCCACCACATGAACCGCCAACTCTATCGCTGTTTCGCCTCCACCAGCACCATGTTCCTGTGGGCCCTCTTCTTAATCGCCCTCACCGCTTCCTATCTCAGCTTCCAAGGCTTCGTCGATTCCGGCAGCCGCTACCTCACCGCCTCCTGGGGCGGGATCCAGTGGGAGAAGCAGGTCCGCACCTCCGCCCAGATCCACCGTCAAGGCGGCATGTCCGTCCTCGTCACCGGCGCAGCCGGCTTCGTCGGCTCCCACGTCTCCCTCGCCTTAAAACGACGCGGAGACGGCGTCGTCGGACTCGACAACTTCAACGACTACTACGATCCGTCCCTCAAAAAAGCCCGCAAGTCCCTCCTCGCCACGCACGACGTCTTCATCGTCGAAGGCGATGTCAACGACGCGAAACTCTTGGCGAAGCTCTTCGATGTGGTTGCTTTCACTCACGTGATGCACCTCGCGGCGCAGGCTGGGGTTCGCTACGCCATGGAGAATCCCCACTCGTACGTCCACAGCAACATCGCGGGCCTCGTCACGCTTCTCGAGGCCTGCAAAACCGCGAACCCTCAGCCCGCTATCGTCTGGGCCTCGTCCAGCTCCGTCTACGGGCTCAACGAGAAGGTTCCCTTTTCCGAATCGGACCAGACCGACCAGCCCGCTAGTCTCTACGCCGCAACGAAAAAGGCCGGTGAGGAAATCACTCACACCTACAATCACATCTACGGTTTATCCATCACCGGTTTGAGATTCTTCACCGTGTACGGACCCTGGGGGAGACCCGACATGGCTTATTTCTCTTTCACCAGGAACATCTTACAAGGGAAACCTATTACCGTTTACCGCGGTAAAAACCATGTCGACCTGGCTAGGGATTTCACCTACATTGATGATATTGTGAAGGGTTGCGTCGGGTCGTTGGATACTTCGGCTAAGAGTACCGGGTCGGGTGGGAAGAAGCGTGGACCCGCTCCGTATAGAATATTTAACCTGGGGAATACTTCGCCGGTTACTGTTCCTACTCTTGTGAGTATATTGGAGCGGCATTTGAAGGTGAAGGCGAAGAGGAATATTGTGGACATGCCTGGAAACGGTGACGTTCCGTTTACTCACGCGAATATTAGTTCGGCCCGGAGAGAGCTCGGGTACAAGCCCACGACCGATTTGCAAACCGGGTTGAAGAAGTTCGTCAAGTGGTATCTTTCCTATTACGGCTACAATCACGGCAAACctgtaaattaataaattttgttttgtttcctttttattcgggaagggttttttttttctttttcttttttagtgtgGTAGGTTTTAAGTCACagatagaaaaaaagaagaagaaagaacctggtcaagaagaagaagggaaactggattaaaaggaagaaagaaaagagggggaaaaaaagagaaaagaagagaaggagaagattTACATTCTTTACTTGGGAGGCCAGCTAAAACAGCTGTTGTTCCTTCgttgatttcttttcttttttggtattaattggtgttttttgtattttattttttacattttcttattctgtaaagaaagaaagttcgAGTTCAACCTCGATTTATTTAGttgttgtttatatttaaatttaaatgtttacTTTGTCCTAAAGTTGATTAGAGCGAGAAATGCGTTGCACCGTAATTTTCGTTTGGTTTGTTGGTTCGTCCGTCAATCATCGCTCCCTTGTGAAGTGTTTAACCATTGAACTCTTACATTTAGTCAATCCAATAGGCATAAGGAGGATAAGTATAAgatttgttttacatttttagaCATTGAATATAGAGTGAGAAGATTTGCAAGAAATATAAGCGAACAATTTGTTAGGGATAAAAGTTCAGGATAGTTTTTGGTATATAATGaaagtattttatttgttaattaattacttatcgAATAAAATATGGTGAATTTGGAGGAGGGGATTTGATAGGTGGAGACAGCAAGGATGACAGGAGCAATTGGAGAAGTACGGTAGGATGTGGGAGTGTGGCCGTTGGATTTGGAGGAATTAGATTGGTATATTTGTCCAGCTGTAAAGTACTTACGTAGTAGCAAGTGCAGTGGCGGTGGGTTCAGCAGCTTGCCGACACTCACTCGGGTCACCAAAAGAGGCATGCTGGATGGATGGatggtgtaatttttttcttttagatttaTAGGTGGATAGTTCATCGTTTTCGTTTTTGAAATATCACATAtcaatctaatttttaatatgataatatTCAGAGACTAATATTTAATAGATTGCATAATACTAGtagtataatttatatttaggattattttgTATAATTGATCATTTTTTCCTTTAGGCGGACGTGGATGTGAACATTATTAAAGGTCTGGGCTTTTCTAGTGGGTCCGTTTGCATTGTTGTTGGTCTGGATGTGAGTGTGATCCGGTTTTCTTAAATTCCGGAAAACTTTATTCTTCTAACATttttatcagttttttttttatcatattatatatttattatatctatatatttccCTCTATTCTCTTTTTACCTGTCTAtgtatcataaaataattatgatggGGGAAAATGGAATCCAATAACAAATAAGGTTTGTCCGTGTTGTGCGAATTTGCTTCAAATGGGCCCCTTAGCCTCTAGAGGCAGAGATTTATTTGCGTGTTAATCATTGCAGGTTTTGGTGTTTGGAGTGTATCTTTTCTAAAATGGCATGCTAAAGGCTAAAGCAACGGCTTAATCTAATTCATTTGTTCTAGATTAACATAATACAACGTCACATCCACCGACATGCTTTATGGGCCCAATTAGCATGTGAGTTGGTGTGTCAATgaccttaaataaataaaataaatctatacattaatttttttattgatgtatttttttttactagtctATTAATGTATCCTTactatcttataaaaaaataaatgcatcctttaaaaaaatgtgttaatgctttaaattttataaatatttaatatctaaGAAGATTTTGAATgacatttataattaattgtttatcAATTAGCTAAAACCAACAACGCAGTTTGCTTCatgattttttatgaaatgaaattatgaaaaacaaaaactttaaaTATGGGAGCTTTGGGATGTTGTTATCACTTACCAAAATTAAGCAGCTTGTGCAGTTTAGCGAGTTATTGATAGCTCTTAAATAGTAGTAGCTGCATATCTTAGAGATGTGCGTTCAATAAAAAGGACTCTTAATTTACCGACTGAGACTATGTGTAGGCcagcttggattgattgactAGCATGAGCGGTGGTTGGTTGAAACTATAAACTTTTTGCTTGGAAAAGAATGTGAAGGGACAAAATAGTGaatcaactttatttattttttccatgGAAAGAGACAGAGAGGTGTTATATGATACTGTGTTCTAAAATTATCTCAAATCACATGGAGATTGTTCTTGCTCGGAATCGGATTTTAAGTTTTGCAAACGTAGAGGATGAGTGCAATGTCTAAGAATGAATTGAGTACCTATTCCCCTAATCATAAAATCTCAATCATTCAAGAGCTGAGGTCACGAATTGAttataaatatcatttatttttaatttactgagacattgttttattaaagataaaattgtgACGGTATATTATACATCTAAATGAATAATATCTCAGATATGAGAATTCTAATGATATTTGTAAACTGTGACACTCAACCAAACACCTAAGCGGATAATATTTTGGATACAAAAACCCTAATAATATCTACGAATTTGAGATTGGGAGACTTATTTTGATAATCATAAAGTCCCACATCGTTTGTAAGCATGCTTTCATCTCAACCCATTGAGATGTTTTTTTACAAGGATAGAATTATAACGGTTAACAACTACTTATACGAACAATACCTTAAATATAGAGACCTTAACAATACCTACAAATTTGAGATCTAAGCTCAAATGGTCTAACTCTTAGTCAACATTAGTTTActattatatgaaaattattgGAAACGCTCTTAGTCAACATTGGTTTATTGTTGTGTACCAAAATGCTAAATACCTAAACAGACAATATCTCATATACATATTTAACATAATCTTTTTAGTAATGGACCAGGTGAAAGAAATCTTGCAATGGAAGTgacaaaaattaatgtaatttaatgAGTTAATATGTGTTTGGAGAACctccaaaatcatgataaattaTGGTGAGGTGGGTCAACTTTAATTTTGACCAAGTTTTACATGTTtggattgttttcaaaatcatggtCAAATCAATTATGTTGCCCAAAAATCATTGTGGAATTGAAGCAAGTAGAAGTAGTTTCtacttatatcaaaattaattctacattaatcatttatataaattaatttcattaaaaatcaaattttccaTCACTAATTTAAacacacacaaaatgaatcttGTTTCATAATTAATGGATTTCGcatacaacaaaaaattatttttttatttataagaattgaacataatataaaaaaatttacatcacTTATATCTTATTCAACCAATTAAGATAGACTCCCTTCATacatataacaataaattaatgTTCTAAGAACATCTACAGTAATTTTCATACACGTAACCCAAACTATGCTACTTCAAtctaaaacaatttaattaatatttctccATTGAGAGTTTTTATAGTAACAAGTTACTCAACTCACAAATCTCTCCTACATTTAATATAAAGTCGAGTAATTCCCTAATAATAATTACTCATATAAGCAATAAAATAATACCTGATCACttaatggattttgaattcttaactgatgataaataataaaatagaaaaaaataaaagttaaataataaaattaaaattgatgtataaaaacatatttaaacttattttaaaatgtttttcatcaaatataaaataaaggttATATATACACTTATTGTCTCTTAGCAGCATAGTAGATACCCTCATACCCCACAGTTCTGCTTTAAGAACCGAACATCCCTTCATCATAGCACCATAGCCACAAATAAACATACCTGTATTGTCTCTTAGCACCCCATCACAGGCCGCCAGTCTATGACTGTGTTTATGTCACTATGTCAGTGAGCAAGATTTTTCGATCCTCATAAATGCTTATCTAACTAAACCATTACAAATTCgttacaaatataattaattaatcctaTTACTGTTTCTTGACATGCTAAGCACAGACTTAGCTCTTTGTGAAGCAATTATGAAGCAATTATAATATACTCACAAACCTATTTCTTTCATGCACTATATTTGACTTTGAACATGCGAGTTTCTTTATGGATACACCACTTTTATCACGTTGTCATCTCcataatcattaaataataataaaggataAACGTTTCCTGAAATGAAGTTTTGCTTTAACTTGCAATCTACATTTTAACAACTTCAGGGGattccataaaaaaaactttctctaaaaaaacaaacaaacaaacaaaaaacttcaggggattataatttaaataggGTAAATGAAACCAGAAAAAACAGTTTCCCTTTTTTCcgtggttatatatatatttacttatatatttcaTGTTATGTTTGCttgaacataattaaaaaaagaaagaaactgaaaatgtttaattacttttttcctCATGTTtgaatataataagaaaaatagaaagagaggaggaaaaaaaaagtctcgTGAAtcttacataaaaatatttttttttcttttcatctatAAAATAGGAGTTCTCtacaaaaaaaaggagagagaaccaaaattgtataaaataacaAACTAATCCATTTTTTacctattattaaatttttatattaatatattctgttaaaattagaaaaagttTAATTACTTTGCGGGTCAagagttttataaatttttaattagatttaaaaatttgtattggTTTTCTGATTAGATTGATGCATTaggacctaattaaaaaataaatataaatttagagatctaattaaaaaatatatagaaaattaattaaaaatgatcaaatccggtttatttgaagaaaaagatcTTAATCCCGATTATTTTAAAGTTGGATCGAAAGCATACTTTTCATTAAATTTGATCgagaattatttataaaaaaagataaaagtcgAATAATATCGATcaaatcattatattttaaaatgtttttgatttaattttaccgttgattttaaaattaatggtccTGAAAATTTCCTCCCTAATTGGGCGTTTCACATCTCCGCATCCTTTTACTACCACCAAGTGTGAAGTTTCCACAAAATCTGGAGAGACAAGAGAAGTGAATCcaaaggaattaattaattgttagtgGAATGCGATTCACTCTTCTTTCCCGTGCGCCTGCTCCTTTTCTTTCTACCGCCttccttaaattcaaattcgTTGCACCTTCCGCAGCGACTTTCACTAGGGTTTCTCGCATGGCCGCTTCACCTTCTTCCGCGGCGCTTCGCGACGGCGCTCCTTCCGCTTCCTCCGCCATTGATTTCCTCTCTATCTGCCACCGCCTCAAGGTGCTTCTTAGTAAACTAGCTTTCTATTCTGTAGTAATGTACTTCTTCGTTTATCAGAAGTGCCGCAGAAATTAAAGAGATAACGGTTGTTTATTTTTGGTTGCTAAAATTCTCAGTACGTGTTAATCTAAGCTTGgtttaagttttatttgattGGCTTTATGTGACTTCAATAAAAGCTCGATTGCTCAAGtgctgtttgtttgttttttttttattttttttgctttgccTGCTTTTAATTTGTTGTGCCCTAACTTGTTTGGATTTTGTGTGGTATTTGAAACAGACAACAAAGCGAACAGGTTGGGTGCGAAAAGATGTTAAGAATCCAGAATCTATAGCCGATCATATGTATCGAATGAGTTTGATGGCTCTGGTTGCATCAGATGTCCCCGGTGTAGACCGAAACAAGTTAATCCACCTTCCTTTTTCCTCAGCTGTATATATGTTTATTAATGACTTTCTTTTGGCAATGCACCTTTTAACCTTAGGATGGGAGGTAGGTTttctgaaactttttttttttctttcaggtGCATTAAAATGGCTATTGTTCATGACATTGCAGAGGGTATGCTAATGCTTGCTTTGTGTTATTTGTCTGTGCCTGGTAAAAGTGGTTCTGCATGCCTAAACTATTGTTTATGAATAATGATATAATATAGTGGACAAGTTTGGCTGAATTCAGCTGGAAAGTAATAATCTGGTGAAATGCAAATAAACCGAAACAATGGATGAGACTGAGTGAATGCATGGGCCAGGTTacgtttgaattttgaaaatagatTAGTTACGAATACCATAGTGTTGCAGGTGGAAACCCTGACAGCAATAAGTTTTTATGATGCAATTTGATTATTGATCTGGAAACTAACACATACACATAGATTTCTCCCCAGCATTCTGCTGTTTTCATGTTACACGCGATGATAACTTGATAAAAGACTGGAAGTTCACAtgagtgaatttgaatttcataatgCCAGCTGGTTGATTTGATGCATGCAAATTC
This region of Glycine soja cultivar W05 chromosome 17, ASM419377v2, whole genome shotgun sequence genomic DNA includes:
- the LOC114393126 gene encoding UDP-glucuronate 4-epimerase 1 → MPSLEEELFPSTPGKFKIERSHHMNRQLYRCFASTSTMFLWALFLIALTASYLSFQGFVDSGSRYLTASWGGIQWEKQVRTSAQIHRQGGMSVLVTGAAGFVGSHVSLALKRRGDGVVGLDNFNDYYDPSLKKARKSLLATHDVFIVEGDVNDAKLLAKLFDVVAFTHVMHLAAQAGVRYAMENPHSYVHSNIAGLVTLLEACKTANPQPAIVWASSSSVYGLNEKVPFSESDQTDQPASLYAATKKAGEEITHTYNHIYGLSITGLRFFTVYGPWGRPDMAYFSFTRNILQGKPITVYRGKNHVDLARDFTYIDDIVKGCVGSLDTSAKSTGSGGKKRGPAPYRIFNLGNTSPVTVPTLVSILERHLKVKAKRNIVDMPGNGDVPFTHANISSARRELGYKPTTDLQTGLKKFVKWYLSYYGYNHGKPVN
- the LOC114392310 gene encoding HD domain-containing protein 2-like, coding for MRFTLLSRAPAPFLSTAFLKFKFVAPSAATFTRVSRMAASPSSAALRDGAPSASSAIDFLSICHRLKTTKRTGWVRKDVKNPESIADHMYRMSLMALVASDVPGVDRNKCIKMAIVHDIAEAIVGDITPLDGVSKAEKNQREQAALDHMCKVLGGGSTAMEIAELWMEYEANSSPEAKFVKDLDKVEMILQALEYEVEQGKDLDEFFWSTAGKFQTETGKAWASEIVSRRKNNK